Genomic window (Streptomyces sp. SLBN-31):
TTTCCGGTGGCGATGACGGCGCTCGGCAGGACGGGGGTAAGCAGTACGCCGGTGGTCTTTTGAACGGCGGTCCAGTGTCCCCGAGGTGCAGAGAAGTACCGCGCCGATGACGCGGAACAGGACGCCGAACAGCGGCCCGGGGAGGGCGGGGAAGATCATTATGAAGGGCAGCGAGAGGGCGAGCATCAGGAGCGGGACCAGGGGGTGCACCTTGCCGCGCCGGGCGGGTGCGCCGACACCGCTGCGGACCGAGGCCCCCACGTCCGGCGAATCCCCTGGTGAGCGACTCAGCTCTGGACGCCATTCGAGGCCGGGAGATGAAGAACAAGCTTATGCAGGCGACGACCGCTTACCCACCTGACGATGATTCAGCCCAGCAGGTCGCGGATCTCCCGGGCGAGGTCGATGGAGGCGTCGATCTCCAGTTTGCGGTTGGTGAGGCTCTCGACGTTGATCCCGAAAGGCATGCCGAGGCGGCGGCAGTACGCGATCAGGGCCCGGGCATTGAGGAGGCACTGCTCGTACGACACGGCGAGGGGGTCGCCGCGGGTGATCTCGGCCTGGAGCCATCGCGGGACCTCGATACCGAGCCAGGTCATGAACTCCAGGGTCTTCACCGACCCGCACGCGGCCAGGGTCAGCACCACCGGCTTCGGGTCCAGGCCCTGGTCGCGGCAGCCGTGGGTGTAGTCGGAGAGCAGGTTGCGGGTGTGATCCAGGTCGTAGCAGACCTGGGAGACGAAGAATTCGCAGCCGGCGTCCTGCTTGTGCAGCATGCGTGCGCATGATGTCATCCCACTCAGCGGCTCTCTGGCGAAAGCGGTTGGCTTCCGCCGGAGAGCCGCTGAGTGCGCGCAGGTGGATGGCGTCGGCCACCTACTTCCCCTGCTCTCCAATCAGGCGATGTCGGGCTGCCGGTTGAAGGTGCGCTGCAGCAGCCCGTAGAGGGTGTCCCGCTCCTGCTGGCTGAGTCTGTCCAGGCCCGCGATCGTGTTGTGCATTTTCCCGCGGATCACGTCGATGACGCGCTCTCCTTCGGCGGTGAGCACGACGTTCTTGACGCGCCGGTCGGAGGAGCTCGGTTCGCGGCGAACCAGGCCGCGCTTCTCCAGCCGGTCGATGATCCCGGTCATGTTGGAGGCGTCGCAGGTCAGCGTGATGGCCAGGACGCTCATGGAAGCGGGTCCGCGGCGCAACACGTTGAGTGTCTTGCCCTGGCTGGCCGTGAGGTTCTCGCTCGCGGCGGCGACGGTGAAGTCGCCGTAGTAGGCACCCAGCGACACCGAGAGCAGCTCCATGAGCTGGGCGGTGCCGATGCGGGGCGTTGCTGTCATGGACGTCACCTTACCCCGGAAAACTTGACGATCTCAAATATTCCTGGCTACGGTTCGTCCATTACTTGAAGTTCTCAAGCTTCGAGGTTCTTAAGTAGCTCTTCGGGGTCTGAAGGTAGGGAAGAGTTTCGTGTCTCACGTGCAGCATGCGGCGGTCCGGCAACGCTCGGCGGACACCGCGGTGGTCCTGGTGCTAGGGCTTGCCGCCATGGTCGTCTCGATGATGCAGACCCTGGTCGTCCCGATCCTGGGCATCATCCAGAGCGACCTGGCGGTCACCACTGCAAACGTCAGCTGGGTGACCACGGCCACGCTTCTGTCGGCCGCCGTCTTCACTCCGCTGCTCGGTCGCTTCGGCGACCAGCACGGCAAGAAGCCCACCCTCGTCGGCGTTCTGGTCGTGATGATCGCGGGCTCGGTGCTCGCCGCCACCACCACCTCGCTGACATGGCTGATCGTCGGCCGAGTGATGCAGGGAGCGGCGACCGCGATCTTTCCGCTCGCCCTGTCCATCCTGCGCGAAGAGATCAAGCCCGAGAAGCTGCATGGGGCCATGGCCCTGGTCAGTGGCACACTCGCGTTCGGCAGTGGGCTCGCGCTGGTCGGCGCTGGGCTCCTCACGCGGGGCTCGGACCCCGACTACCACCGGGTCTTCTGGCTCGCGGTGGTGCTGGCCGTGGCGGCGCTGGCAGGTGTGCTGTTCACCGTGCCCGCTTCCCGGACGAAGACGGGAGGCAGGACGGACTGGCTGGGGGCGCTGACCCTGGCGGCCCTCCTGGTGCTCCTGCTTCTGCCCATCTCGCAGGGGCAGGAGTGGGGTTGGGCCTCCGGCCGTACGCTCGGTTCCTTCGGCGGGGCGGTCGCCATGGCGGTCGTGTGGGTCGTGGGCGAAAATCGGGTCAAGGAACCGATGGTGGACATGAAGATGTTCGCCCACCGGCCCGTTCTCTTCACCAATCTGGCCGGACTGTTGCTCGGGTTTGCCATGTTCGCCCAGTTCATCGGCGTCTCTTATCTCGTCCAGATGCCCGAGGACGTCGCCGGTTACGGTTTCGGTGCTTCCGTGCTCCAAGCATCCGTCGTGTACCTGCTCCCGACCACACTCGTCTCGCTTCTGGGTGCTCAGTTCGGCGGCGTCATGGTGCGCCGGCTCGGGGCCCGCGTCACCCTGGCGGCCGGCGCCTGCTTCGGAGTGCTCGGATTCGCTTGGCTGAGCGCCGCGCACGACACCACCCCCTCGGTAATCGGCGCGGGCATGGTCATCGGCTTGGCCATCAGCTTCGGTTACGCCTCAATGCCCGCCCTCATCGTGGCCAGCGTGCCCGCGCACCAGACCGGGATTGCCAACGGCATCAATTCCATCTCCCGCTCGGTCGGCAGCGCCGTCGCAAGCGCGGTGATCACCTCGCTGTTGGCGTCGAAAACGATCCGGCTTCCGCACGGCATGCCCGCGCTGCCCCAGGAGAGCCAGTTCACGATCAGCTTTACCCTCGCCGGAGCGGCGTTCGTCCTGGTCGTCGTCGTAGCCCTCGTCGGAATCAGGGCGCAGGCACCCCACACGCCCGTACCGAGGAACGTGACGGAATCCGGGGCCGAGGGGCGTGCGGAGGCGGAAGCCGGCGCCGAACTCGTGTGACCGGGCCTCGTGCCGGCTGCCGACCGGCACGGCAGGCGCTACTCCTGACGTCAGGCGTCGGGGGAGTCACGGGGGCGACTGCGAGCTCGTCGGAGCCGTACCGGCCGCTCCCTCTCGTGCGGTGCTCGGGCCGCTCCCTCTCGTGCGGTGCTCGGGCCGCTCCCTCTCGAGCGGGGGTCCGGCCGCTGCCGTGCGGCGGTGTCGGCCGGCCAATGCCCCGCCGCACATCGACTCGTCGGACACACCCGAACGCTCCTCGACCAGCGCTCGGGTGACATCCGAACCCTCTATGAAAGGCACGACACGATGAAAACTCCCGACCGCACCAACGCGGCCGCACTCACCCCTGCCGAACACCGCACGGCGGTTGCGCAGGAGACCGCCCGGTTCGTCGCAGCGGTCAAGGACGCCGACCTCGGGACAGCAGTGCCCAGCTGTCCCGGCTGGACGCTGGCCGACCTGGTCAAGCACACAGGGAGCGTCCAGCGCTGGTTCTCGGTCCTGCTGCACACGCGCATCCAGGAACCCCCGCGCGGGCGCGAGGTGGACCTGCGACTCCCCGAGCAGGAGGACGGATACGCCGACTGGTTGGCCGAGAGCGAGACCGTGGCCGCGGACGCCTTCGCAGCCACCGACCCGAACCTTCCGATGTGGGCATGGGGCGCGGATCAGCACGCCCGTTTCTGGGCACGCCGGATGCTTTTCGAGACCCTGCTGCACCGGGCCGACGCCGAGCTCGCGCTCGGCCTGCGGCCCACGATCGACCGCCCGCTCGCCGTCGACGGGATCGACGAGTTCCTCGTCAATCTGCCCTTCGCTTCCTTCTTCGCCCCCAAGGTGGCCAACCTGCGCGGCCCCGACCGGACTATCCGCTTCCGCACCACCGACGGGGACGACGACTGGCTGGTGCGCCTGCGGCCCGACGGCTTCGGGCTCGACACGGGCCACCCGGCCACTGACACCGCGAACGCAACCGTCCAGGGCGCCGCGGCCGACCTGCTCTTGCTCGTCTACGGCCGGCTGGCCCACGACGCACAGGAGCTTTCGCACGAGGGCGACGAGAGCCTGCTGGCCCAGTGGTTCTCCAACTCGGCCTTCTGAAAAGGCCCTTTTCCCGGTGACGGCGTGAGACCGGGAAGATGATCAAGTGAGGCCGGCCTGCCAGATCTTGACCCGTCAGGGCTGTGGCCCGCAAGGCTGCAGGGGCTTCGACGACTGGCCAGATGCGTCGCAGCCTGCCGCATGCGTCGGTCGGCACAGGCGTGCCGGTGTACGCGGCGGTTCGGTGCCGACCCACCTCAGGCATCCGGGCTTCGCTCGGTGGGAGGGTGCAGGGGCCGGCACCAATGAGCTCGGCAGGGGGGCGTTTACCCAGCGACTCTCGGCCCAAGTGGGCGCTGCTCTCGATTCCAAGGCGAGCCATGCGAGGGATGCTTCCAGCAGGTCGCTACGGCCGTCACCCGGCAGGCAGGGGGTCGGGTCCGCTGTCCTCCGATCCAACGGCGCCGGTGGCCGCCGCCTTGCGTCGCTCCCGCCACCAGGCCGCGATCAGAGCGGCCGCGGTACCGCCCACCGCGTAGGCGGAGAGCACCCACCAGGCGACCGATGTGGCGTGCGCGTCGAAGTACACGGTGTTGCGGACCAGCGTGGTGCCCGCGCCCGGCGGCAGCGCCTGTCCGATCGCACTCCAGAAGAACGGCAGCAGCACCGAGGGGTACACACCGCCCGAACTCGGGTTGCCCAGCACCACGAACAGCACGATGGTCAACCCCGTGCCAAGCATGCCCAGCAGCGTCTGCAGCGCGAGCGAGGTCGCCGCAGACGCGAACACCACCAGCGTGCCGATCCCGGTCAGCGCCCAGAAGTGACCGCTCAGCGCGTCGAACACCGGGCCCACGATCACCGCGCCGGCGACCCCGGACACGATCGCGTACAACCCCAGTACCGTCAGCCTGATCACGATCCGGTGCCGGTTGGCCGGTCGAGAACCGGCGGACATAGTCATGATCGTCGCCGTCAGATAGCCGCCGATCACCCAGCCGAGCACCAGGTAGAAGGAGGTCATGCCGCGCCCGTCGCCGCTGTTGGGGGCTTGGATGTCGATGACCGCGACCTGCCGCTTCTGCACGGCCTCGATCTTCTGGGCGAGTTGTGAGGCGGTCTGTGACACCGAGGGGCCGCCGGCAGAGGCGACCAGCAGTGTGTCCTTCGTGCCGGTCGAGTCGAACAGGAACGCGGCGTCCGCCCTACGGTCCATGATCCGCTCTCTGGCGGCGGACTCGTCGGGGGCGGCGGTCGCCTTCACCGGGTCGCCGTCGAGCCCGTTGAGCTTGGCCACGATCTGCGCCGAGGCCTGCCGCGGGGCCACCACCGCCACCGGAATCCGGTGCGGCGTGGGGGAGTGGAATGCGCCCAGATAGGAGACGGTGAAGGCGAGTTGGATCAGCAGGCCGCCCAGTACGAGCCCGAAGGCACGAAAGCTGATGGCGTCCCGCAGTTCGGCCGGGAAACCCCGGGCAGGGGCGGCGGAGGTCGAGGGGGAGTCGGCGCTCATGGCACGCATGTACCCCGAATGAGCCAGAACACCGAAGGTGCGATTT
Coding sequences:
- a CDS encoding maleylpyruvate isomerase family mycothiol-dependent enzyme, with translation MKTPDRTNAAALTPAEHRTAVAQETARFVAAVKDADLGTAVPSCPGWTLADLVKHTGSVQRWFSVLLHTRIQEPPRGREVDLRLPEQEDGYADWLAESETVAADAFAATDPNLPMWAWGADQHARFWARRMLFETLLHRADAELALGLRPTIDRPLAVDGIDEFLVNLPFASFFAPKVANLRGPDRTIRFRTTDGDDDWLVRLRPDGFGLDTGHPATDTANATVQGAAADLLLLVYGRLAHDAQELSHEGDESLLAQWFSNSAF
- a CDS encoding MFS transporter, producing MSHVQHAAVRQRSADTAVVLVLGLAAMVVSMMQTLVVPILGIIQSDLAVTTANVSWVTTATLLSAAVFTPLLGRFGDQHGKKPTLVGVLVVMIAGSVLAATTTSLTWLIVGRVMQGAATAIFPLALSILREEIKPEKLHGAMALVSGTLAFGSGLALVGAGLLTRGSDPDYHRVFWLAVVLAVAALAGVLFTVPASRTKTGGRTDWLGALTLAALLVLLLLPISQGQEWGWASGRTLGSFGGAVAMAVVWVVGENRVKEPMVDMKMFAHRPVLFTNLAGLLLGFAMFAQFIGVSYLVQMPEDVAGYGFGASVLQASVVYLLPTTLVSLLGAQFGGVMVRRLGARVTLAAGACFGVLGFAWLSAAHDTTPSVIGAGMVIGLAISFGYASMPALIVASVPAHQTGIANGINSISRSVGSAVASAVITSLLASKTIRLPHGMPALPQESQFTISFTLAGAAFVLVVVVALVGIRAQAPHTPVPRNVTESGAEGRAEAEAGAELV
- a CDS encoding methylenetetrahydrofolate reductase gives rise to the protein MLHKQDAGCEFFVSQVCYDLDHTRNLLSDYTHGCRDQGLDPKPVVLTLAACGSVKTLEFMTWLGIEVPRWLQAEITRGDPLAVSYEQCLLNARALIAYCRRLGMPFGINVESLTNRKLEIDASIDLAREIRDLLG
- a CDS encoding DUF3533 domain-containing protein; its protein translation is MSADSPSTSAAPARGFPAELRDAISFRAFGLVLGGLLIQLAFTVSYLGAFHSPTPHRIPVAVVAPRQASAQIVAKLNGLDGDPVKATAAPDESAARERIMDRRADAAFLFDSTGTKDTLLVASAGGPSVSQTASQLAQKIEAVQKRQVAVIDIQAPNSGDGRGMTSFYLVLGWVIGGYLTATIMTMSAGSRPANRHRIVIRLTVLGLYAIVSGVAGAVIVGPVFDALSGHFWALTGIGTLVVFASAATSLALQTLLGMLGTGLTIVLFVVLGNPSSGGVYPSVLLPFFWSAIGQALPPGAGTTLVRNTVYFDAHATSVAWWVLSAYAVGGTAAALIAAWWRERRKAAATGAVGSEDSGPDPLPAG
- a CDS encoding MarR family winged helix-turn-helix transcriptional regulator, with translation MTATPRIGTAQLMELLSVSLGAYYGDFTVAAASENLTASQGKTLNVLRRGPASMSVLAITLTCDASNMTGIIDRLEKRGLVRREPSSSDRRVKNVVLTAEGERVIDVIRGKMHNTIAGLDRLSQQERDTLYGLLQRTFNRQPDIA